AGTCCAAGGACATCAAAAAGGCCAGGAACTTCATCGACGGAGAAGCGGATATCAGCGAGATCAGCCCCTATCTCACACCCGTGTCCGCAGTCGTAGGAATCGTGGAGGGAGACTTAGTCGAACTCGTCAACGGTCCCTTCAAGGGTGAGAAAGCAAGGGTGCAGCAGATCGATCAGGCCAAAGAGGAGATCACAGTCGAACTCGTCGAGGCCATGGTCCCCATTCCTGTCACTGTCAAAGGAGACAGCGTCAGGTTAATTGAAAAGGAGAAATGAGCAATGGTAGATACTGTTGAGGCATTGGTGGACGGAGGCCGCGCTTCCGCAGGTCCACCGCTCGGACCCGCACTGGGCCCCAAAGGAGTGAACATCGGTCAGGTCATCGCGAAGATCAACGAGAAGACAAAGGCCTTTGACGGAATGAAGGTCCCCGTCAAGATCCTGATCAACGACGACAAGACATTCGACATCAAGGTCGGAACACCCCCCGTGTCCGCACTGATCAAGGGAGAGCTCGGAGTAGAGTCCGGAGCCCACAACGCCAGGACCGAGAAGGTAGGAAACCTCACCCTCGACCAGGCAAAGAAGATCGCCGACATGAAAGGCGACGATCTCCTCGGTGCAACACTGAAGGCAAGGGTCCTGGAAGTCGCAGGAGCCTGCGTCGCCATCGGTGTGACCATCGACGGAAAGGGACCCAAGGACTTCACCAAGGCCGTCAAGGCCGGTGAGTACGACTCCCAGTTCTGAGTCAAAAACATTTCAAGGGGGAACACCCCCACCCCATTTTCTTTCGATACCATCCTTTATTACTCGAAGAACATATTTCGAATCCGAGGGAGCTGTTGCCATATGCGTTATGAGTTCATGCATAAGGATGTCATCGTGGCCGATCTGATCCTAAGCGAAGATGACGGCACGATTCTCAAGGTAGAGCATATGCAGCACTTAGAACACATGCCCATGGGTACCGTTGTCAAGGGTTTCCTCGACGGACGTGCATTCAAAGGCTGGTGGAACAGCCGTTCCATCCCTGCCAGTCGCAGTGGTATAAAGGATGTCCTCTACGAACTGGACTACCACTCCACCACGATGCTTATCGAGAAGTGCATGGGACTCAGCCTGTCCGATCAATACTGGATCAGAAGGGAAGGATCTGACATCTGTTGGGAGGATGTAAATTTCTTCGAGAACGAATTCTCCGAGGATATGGGTGATCTGCTCTTCGGCAAGATCTCCGGAAGCGATGAACTCAGCTTATCATCCCCCGATAACACATCGGACGGTGTCCTGAAGAAAAGATGGAAGATCATCGACGGAGAGAGATGCCTTATCAAAGGCGGAAGCGGTCAGAATATGCAAGAACCTTTCAACGAAGTCATCGCATCTATACTCATGTCCTCGCAGTCCATCGACCACATCCCATATGACTTGGTCTGGATGGACGGGTACCCGTACAGCGTTTGCAAGGATTTCATCGATGGAAGCACCGAACTGCTGACAGCATATCATCTGGTGAAATCCGTCTCTCAGAAGAAGAGCGATAACCTGTACATGCACTACGTCCGTGTATGTGAAGATCTGGGCGTCGATATAGTCCCTGCATTGGACCGTATGATCGTAATAGACTACATCATGATGAACAACGACAGGCATATGGGTAATTTCGGACTGATACGCAACGCTGATACGCTGGAAGTAATTGGGCCCGCACCCATATTCGATACCGGGTCGTCATTGGGATGTCAGATCCGTACAGATAGGTTCAAGACCGAATTGGACCACAGCGCTAAGCCTTTCAAGGAGACGTTCCATGAGCAGTTGGGTCTCGTCTCGGATTTCTCATGGCTGGACATCGAATCGATGACATCATCCCTCGGTGCCGTGGAATCAGTGCTGGATTCAAAGGGATTCATCGGGGA
Above is a window of Thermoplasmata archaeon DNA encoding:
- a CDS encoding 50S ribosomal protein L11; translated protein: MVDTVEALVDGGRASAGPPLGPALGPKGVNIGQVIAKINEKTKAFDGMKVPVKILINDDKTFDIKVGTPPVSALIKGELGVESGAHNARTEKVGNLTLDQAKKIADMKGDDLLGATLKARVLEVAGACVAIGVTIDGKGPKDFTKAVKAGEYDSQF
- a CDS encoding excisionase, with translation MRYEFMHKDVIVADLILSEDDGTILKVEHMQHLEHMPMGTVVKGFLDGRAFKGWWNSRSIPASRSGIKDVLYELDYHSTTMLIEKCMGLSLSDQYWIRREGSDICWEDVNFFENEFSEDMGDLLFGKISGSDELSLSSPDNTSDGVLKKRWKIIDGERCLIKGGSGQNMQEPFNEVIASILMSSQSIDHIPYDLVWMDGYPYSVCKDFIDGSTELLTAYHLVKSVSQKKSDNLYMHYVRVCEDLGVDIVPALDRMIVIDYIMMNNDRHMGNFGLIRNADTLEVIGPAPIFDTGSSLGCQIRTDRFKTELDHSAKPFKETFHEQLGLVSDFSWLDIESMTSSLGAVESVLDSKGFIGDERKGMIMDLLKDRIEKISHRI